A genomic stretch from Barnesiella intestinihominis YIT 11860 includes:
- a CDS encoding DNA-methyltransferase, producing MNPTYEHHRPYDGCDLYRGDALDVLPLLAEEGITADMVLSDPPYGTTHCRWDAVIDIPGMWNAVQGISRPDTPVLLFCQHPFTSLLGSSNLRRLRYAWVWEKTQATGFLNARRMPMKAHEDILVFYDRLPKYHPIKTDGHKRKVVMAEHQRKCDADEIYRKHDNFRDYISTERYPRSVLKFKTDKQLSCLHATQKPVALLEYLIRTYTDEGDIVLDFAMGSGSTAVACRNTGRRFIGVEIDLGIFQTALNRITHG from the coding sequence ATGAATCCGACCTACGAACACCACCGTCCCTATGACGGTTGCGACCTTTACCGGGGCGATGCACTCGATGTGCTGCCCCTGCTGGCTGAAGAAGGCATCACTGCCGACATGGTATTGTCAGACCCTCCATACGGTACGACACATTGTCGATGGGACGCCGTGATAGACATCCCCGGGATGTGGAATGCTGTACAGGGCATATCCAGACCTGACACTCCCGTACTGCTGTTCTGCCAGCATCCTTTTACGAGCCTGCTGGGCAGCTCCAATCTCCGCAGGCTGCGGTATGCCTGGGTATGGGAGAAGACGCAGGCGACAGGCTTCCTAAACGCCAGGCGTATGCCGATGAAGGCGCACGAGGACATTCTGGTCTTTTACGACAGGTTGCCGAAGTATCATCCGATCAAGACGGACGGGCACAAGCGCAAGGTCGTGATGGCCGAACATCAGCGGAAATGCGATGCCGACGAGATATACCGGAAGCACGATAATTTCCGGGATTACATATCCACGGAACGCTATCCGCGCAGTGTGCTAAAATTCAAGACGGACAAGCAGCTCTCCTGCCTGCACGCGACACAGAAACCTGTCGCCCTGCTGGAATACCTGATACGCACCTACACCGACGAAGGAGACATCGTCCTCGACTTTGCGATGGGCAGCGGCAGTACAGCCGTGGCCTGCCGGAATACGGGACGCCGGTTCATCGGCGTGGAGATAGACCTGGGAATTTTTCAGACAGCACTAAACCGTATAACCCATGGCTGA
- a CDS encoding PHP domain-containing protein: protein MIQELFSWLDAQRITYIPVDTEVVDIPGFGRLFTADLSGVESIFRGDGDKLVFNLMESPDVLMEEGIFHVAFPFGRNWYYYDLREEFRFNLLKYIGRPKPPVHDVPFVNLGIHTSYELLNACCSPEDLCRKAKWLGHTAVGICDRNTMAATLNLQKECANTGLKHIFGYSLTMMHEEERVGLKIYALDNEGLHNLLRIQRAVMVDSEDNTLRYEQLLMYAAGCVVVFAIRSVYWMAGHPKQVKRIRKGAEAVYYQVDANEYKADRIDREQLEALKYYFGNCYDADTDSFTVEPVLIPDCYYMDKDDAGYRIVVNKIATGAAHEQSDDQYFKTADELYDTLRPLFSGQWDFDSLFRRMCRPTVEIAGRADASFETGRMFMPEYRMRPEERERYGDRRTMFLRLLDDGLDRKVPEPERERYRERLDEEVYIIESTDNVDYFLVQWDMVREAHRRGIATGIGRGSAGGSLVSYLLGITSIDPLKYDLIFSRFLVPERCGLSWKDELTVLAPDITLGKGERYVEMESEGKTYRLCTDARMRVIRNGEERTIYADELMCGDEILFDRRDCLWNLKELETHESDLRTPPSL from the coding sequence ATGATACAGGAACTTTTCTCATGGCTCGATGCACAACGGATAACCTATATCCCGGTCGATACGGAAGTGGTGGATATTCCCGGCTTCGGGCGGCTTTTCACGGCCGACCTGTCGGGAGTGGAATCCATCTTCCGCGGCGACGGGGACAAGCTCGTGTTCAACCTGATGGAAAGTCCGGATGTGCTGATGGAAGAAGGAATCTTCCATGTGGCCTTCCCGTTCGGCAGGAACTGGTACTACTATGACCTGCGGGAAGAATTCCGTTTCAACCTGCTGAAATATATCGGCCGGCCCAAGCCTCCGGTACATGATGTACCTTTCGTGAACCTCGGCATCCATACCTCCTACGAGCTGCTGAACGCCTGCTGCTCGCCGGAAGATTTGTGCCGCAAGGCGAAATGGCTCGGGCATACGGCTGTCGGCATCTGCGACCGCAATACAATGGCCGCCACGCTGAACCTTCAGAAGGAGTGCGCCAATACCGGGCTGAAACATATATTCGGCTACTCGCTGACAATGATGCACGAAGAAGAACGTGTCGGGCTGAAGATTTATGCCTTGGATAACGAGGGGCTGCATAATCTGCTGCGCATCCAACGGGCCGTCATGGTCGATTCGGAAGACAACACCCTCCGCTATGAACAGCTGCTGATGTATGCCGCAGGTTGTGTGGTGGTTTTCGCCATCCGTTCCGTCTACTGGATGGCCGGACACCCCAAACAGGTGAAGCGTATCCGGAAAGGTGCCGAAGCGGTCTATTACCAGGTCGACGCCAACGAATACAAGGCGGACCGCATCGACAGGGAGCAACTAGAAGCCCTGAAATATTATTTCGGCAACTGTTATGATGCCGACACGGATTCATTTACAGTAGAACCAGTCCTGATTCCGGACTGCTACTACATGGACAAGGACGATGCAGGGTACAGAATCGTGGTGAACAAGATTGCCACGGGAGCCGCCCATGAACAGAGCGATGACCAGTATTTCAAGACAGCGGATGAATTGTATGACACGCTCCGTCCTCTGTTCTCCGGGCAATGGGACTTCGATTCCCTGTTTAGGCGCATGTGCCGTCCCACGGTGGAGATTGCCGGACGTGCGGACGCCTCATTCGAGACCGGGCGAATGTTCATGCCGGAATACCGTATGCGACCGGAAGAGCGGGAACGGTATGGTGACCGCCGTACGATGTTCCTCCGACTGCTTGACGACGGGCTGGACCGGAAAGTGCCGGAACCGGAGCGGGAACGCTATCGGGAACGGCTGGACGAGGAAGTCTATATCATTGAATCGACCGACAATGTGGACTATTTCCTGGTGCAGTGGGATATGGTGCGGGAGGCGCACCGGAGAGGCATCGCAACTGGTATAGGTCGCGGTTCCGCCGGGGGCTCGCTGGTTTCCTACTTGCTTGGCATAACCTCCATCGACCCGCTGAAATACGACCTTATCTTCTCGCGCTTCCTCGTGCCGGAACGCTGCGGGCTCAGCTGGAAAGACGAACTGACGGTGCTTGCCCCGGACATCACACTCGGCAAGGGCGAACGCTATGTGGAGATGGAATCTGAAGGCAAGACTTACCGTCTGTGCACGGATGCCCGGATGCGGGTAATCCGTAACGGAGAAGAGCGGACGATATACGCAGATGAATTGATGTGTGGCGACGAAATCCTTTTTGACCGCCGAGATTGCTTGTGGAACCTAAAGGAACTCGAAACCCATGAATCCGACCTACGAACACCACCGTCCCTATGA
- a CDS encoding toprim domain-containing protein, translating into MELSVQEYQYLVSEITRETGAKRDGSGKNLIVPRCPFCGKSGGKFGIYIGKATAHRRPFMAHCFSCGASTRTLEQLLAAIGRMDLMVLQTADIAAPLNLHLLEKDEAEEIDDELVPVELPDFYKRTFRHPYLQRRGFCFDDYEYFPVGITGRLNPRYADYVVFPVIDDCTVVGYVSRHTWPKEDIDAHNRKTRHSGGYKILRYRNSTENDFSRLLYNYDAVRMDETDTVILAEGIFDVIALTRRLELYDNSHVAAVATFGKKISDVQIYKLQSKGVRTVVIGYDGDAVESVKRTAERLKPYFEVFIADIADAAKDWDELTEAEIYGIFACRLLSVLEYKLKKVQER; encoded by the coding sequence ATGGAACTGTCGGTACAGGAATATCAATATCTGGTTTCGGAGATAACCCGCGAGACGGGTGCCAAACGGGACGGGAGCGGTAAGAACCTTATCGTTCCGCGCTGCCCGTTCTGCGGAAAGTCGGGCGGTAAGTTCGGTATCTACATCGGCAAGGCGACTGCCCACCGCCGGCCTTTCATGGCCCACTGCTTCTCCTGCGGGGCATCCACCCGTACATTGGAGCAACTTCTGGCGGCTATCGGTCGCATGGACCTGATGGTTTTGCAGACAGCTGACATTGCCGCACCGTTGAACCTGCACCTGCTGGAGAAGGACGAGGCGGAAGAAATAGACGACGAACTGGTGCCGGTCGAATTGCCGGACTTTTACAAGCGCACTTTCCGGCATCCGTATTTGCAGCGGCGCGGCTTCTGTTTCGACGATTACGAGTATTTCCCGGTCGGGATAACCGGCAGGCTCAATCCGCGCTACGCGGACTATGTCGTCTTTCCGGTCATCGATGACTGTACGGTTGTCGGCTATGTCTCCCGCCATACCTGGCCGAAAGAGGATATAGACGCCCACAACCGCAAGACCAGACATAGCGGCGGGTACAAGATCCTGCGTTACCGGAACTCCACGGAAAACGACTTTTCCAGACTCCTTTATAACTACGATGCCGTCCGTATGGATGAAACCGATACGGTCATCCTCGCGGAAGGTATTTTCGATGTCATCGCCCTGACCCGCAGACTCGAACTCTATGACAATTCCCATGTCGCAGCCGTGGCCACTTTCGGAAAGAAAATATCCGATGTACAGATCTACAAGCTGCAATCGAAAGGCGTCAGAACCGTAGTCATCGGTTACGATGGTGATGCCGTCGAGTCGGTAAAGCGGACGGCTGAACGGCTGAAACCCTATTTCGAGGTTTTCATCGCGGACATTGCTGATGCCGCCAAAGACTGGGACGAACTCACGGAAGCGGAAATCTACGGGATTTTCGCCTGCCGCCTGCTGTCCGTCCTTGAATACAAACTCAAAAAAGTACAGGAAAGATGA
- a CDS encoding DnaB-like helicase C-terminal domain-containing protein, with amino-acid sequence MSAVNPLSAEFLYELYATALRQEPLCAVLARHMRKEYLPDRSFQRVQEAIAVHFKTYKAPPSYAVLAQTFHEDYDAIELIDTFREYDEGQSAEVMTDMLESYIKGVRLQSVYAEVGKLYNENKQDKAEKTLREYAEWLAGFTLKSSSFVDVAATFKERFERNRRREEEEERSAAPRVSRFYIPYLDALNAGRNLRGQLTCFLASTGVGKSHIAKWIGVRADIDDGLHVLHFQLEGSEEEALNAYSGGLISRNAYYYERGKISDTEMRHLEKLVASYAGSITVRSYPRFNAQVSTLDIKNGISEYRKLKGYNPDIVIVDSMDLLTDANRRSWGADHERAKRIAVANDLKDLAADEKVWMVVTYQSTIEDREWLNDERNVLTEYNCSEAKGLARPCTHLVSLNQSSAERKENVMRLHVAKSRFFKKGDTIRIATDYDNEVFYDGQRTLNLNRE; translated from the coding sequence ATGAGTGCCGTCAATCCGCTCAGTGCCGAGTTCCTGTATGAACTCTATGCCACGGCGCTCAGACAGGAACCGTTGTGTGCTGTCCTAGCCCGGCATATGCGTAAGGAATACCTGCCGGACCGTTCGTTCCAGCGGGTACAGGAGGCGATAGCCGTACACTTCAAGACATACAAGGCACCGCCGTCGTATGCCGTGCTGGCACAGACCTTCCATGAGGATTACGACGCCATCGAGCTGATAGACACTTTCCGGGAGTATGACGAGGGACAGAGTGCCGAGGTGATGACCGACATGCTGGAGTCCTACATCAAGGGGGTCCGGTTGCAGTCGGTCTATGCGGAGGTCGGGAAACTGTATAACGAGAACAAACAGGACAAGGCGGAGAAGACTCTTCGGGAATATGCCGAGTGGCTGGCAGGGTTCACGCTGAAGAGTTCCTCGTTCGTCGATGTGGCCGCGACTTTCAAGGAGCGTTTCGAGAGGAACCGCCGGCGCGAGGAGGAAGAGGAACGCTCGGCCGCCCCTCGTGTGTCCCGCTTCTACATCCCGTATCTGGATGCGCTCAATGCCGGACGTAACCTGCGAGGTCAGCTGACCTGTTTCCTGGCCAGCACAGGCGTGGGAAAGTCGCACATCGCCAAATGGATCGGTGTCAGGGCGGACATCGATGACGGGCTGCATGTGCTGCATTTCCAGCTGGAAGGTTCGGAAGAAGAGGCGTTGAACGCCTATTCCGGCGGACTGATTTCCAGGAACGCCTACTATTACGAGCGGGGAAAGATTTCGGATACGGAGATGAGACATCTGGAAAAACTGGTCGCCTCGTATGCCGGAAGCATCACGGTGCGCAGTTACCCGCGTTTCAATGCCCAGGTCTCGACACTCGACATCAAGAACGGCATTTCGGAATACAGGAAGCTCAAAGGATATAATCCGGACATCGTGATTGTGGATTCGATGGACTTGCTGACGGATGCCAACCGCCGTTCATGGGGAGCCGACCATGAACGGGCGAAGCGTATCGCGGTGGCTAATGACCTGAAGGACCTGGCGGCGGACGAAAAGGTATGGATGGTGGTGACTTACCAGTCTACCATCGAAGACCGGGAGTGGCTGAATGACGAGCGGAACGTGCTGACCGAGTACAACTGTTCGGAGGCCAAAGGTCTGGCCCGCCCGTGCACGCACCTTGTTTCGCTCAACCAGTCATCGGCTGAAAGAAAGGAGAACGTTATGCGCCTGCACGTGGCCAAAAGCCGGTTCTTCAAGAAAGGAGACACTATCAGGATTGCCACCGACTACGACAATGAGGTGTTCTATGACGGGCAGAGGACACTGAATCTGAACAGGGAATAA
- a CDS encoding RNA polymerase sigma factor, with amino-acid sequence MEKKDVFIAVLQPEDESARQRAELLRKYVMPHKNLIYSICIKYTYNQEDIEDNYLEALANFFKYMDSYDPARPVKTWIYAVTKRLVADLNNRNRNRMPPDDNIDISEISSSLSDEDEPSGNSMGMDNYREFYNDDILWALDRLKPIYREALLLQQAGYKLGEIMEITYNNGTLQTRNVETVKSRIFLAKTQLRKLLTRDGEKRMD; translated from the coding sequence GTGGAAAAGAAAGATGTGTTTATTGCGGTTCTCCAGCCTGAAGACGAATCCGCGAGACAGAGGGCGGAACTTCTCAGAAAATATGTGATGCCGCACAAGAATCTGATATACAGCATTTGTATCAAATATACCTATAACCAGGAGGACATCGAGGACAACTACCTCGAGGCGTTGGCCAACTTCTTCAAGTATATGGACAGTTATGACCCGGCCCGTCCGGTAAAGACCTGGATCTATGCCGTGACCAAACGGCTTGTGGCGGACCTGAACAACCGCAACAGGAACCGCATGCCCCCGGACGACAATATCGACATTTCGGAAATATCCTCTTCGCTGTCGGATGAGGACGAACCGTCGGGAAACAGCATGGGGATGGACAACTACCGCGAGTTCTATAACGATGACATCCTCTGGGCACTGGACCGGCTCAAACCGATTTACCGGGAAGCCCTGCTCTTGCAGCAGGCTGGTTACAAACTCGGGGAAATCATGGAAATCACCTATAACAACGGTACTTTGCAGACCAGGAACGTAGAAACGGTAAAAAGCCGCATCTTCCTAGCCAAGACGCAGCTGCGCAAACTATTGACACGCGATGGAGAGAAAAGAATGGATTGA
- a CDS encoding crossover junction endodeoxyribonuclease RuvC encodes MANRDSENSVLTREQVLALDIATHTGYFSLHEAGTWNFTESKRRNGNKMHGAFRTTLLSLLRRYGIRRVVAEDVSVNRHFYDMRRLSELRGILLEVCDELDIPEPEFVNPAVLKKWATGDGHATKTQMVAACKDRYGIVPVDDNAADACHLFYYYIRRHRL; translated from the coding sequence ATGGCGAATCGAGACTCGGAGAATAGCGTACTGACCCGGGAGCAGGTACTGGCGCTGGACATCGCCACGCATACCGGATACTTCTCCCTGCATGAGGCCGGGACATGGAACTTCACCGAAAGCAAACGGCGCAACGGCAACAAGATGCACGGCGCTTTCAGGACTACGCTGCTCTCGCTGCTCCGTCGTTACGGCATCCGCCGCGTCGTGGCCGAGGATGTGAGCGTGAACCGCCATTTCTACGACATGCGGCGGCTCTCGGAACTCAGGGGTATCCTGCTCGAAGTGTGCGATGAACTGGATATCCCGGAACCGGAGTTCGTCAACCCGGCTGTCCTCAAGAAATGGGCGACGGGAGACGGACACGCCACCAAGACGCAGATGGTCGCGGCCTGCAAGGACAGATACGGTATTGTCCCGGTGGATGACAATGCGGCGGATGCCTGCCACCTCTTCTACTATTACATCCGCAGGCACAGGCTGTGA
- a CDS encoding exonuclease SbcCD subunit D: MKENKPCLLLLNDIHISKDNIPAFQANWQEAMGICRERDIREVVVGGDLFFSRAAQTLDVLLAVRDMLVSAADHDIHVTLAEGNHDKVNQESLRGYCHVFDRHPNVTVVDEYLTLCRPEWKFALHVMSYFPEDGSFAERLGRLAAEALSGEPEHFLYIHEGINGALAQPSEKELPARIFSPFDKVFVGHYHNRTVIPGTGIEYIGSSRQHNFGEDEEKGYTVLYTDGTYEFVKNRVNMRYRVMDMPAERAGLHLMDELREMEADGRYKVKVRVHAPAAAMKSVDKAALLEAGAAKVELVADDEQLPEAVSSSLFEKFDSRRIRETYEDFCREKQIEDVSMGLEYLSRIENRSCGN; this comes from the coding sequence ATGAAAGAGAACAAACCCTGCCTTTTGTTATTGAATGACATCCACATCTCGAAAGACAACATCCCTGCATTCCAGGCCAACTGGCAGGAGGCCATGGGAATTTGCAGGGAACGGGATATCCGGGAAGTGGTTGTCGGAGGAGACCTGTTCTTTTCCCGTGCCGCCCAGACACTCGATGTCCTGCTGGCCGTCAGGGATATGCTTGTATCCGCCGCGGACCATGACATTCATGTCACGCTGGCGGAAGGGAACCACGACAAGGTGAACCAGGAATCCCTGCGCGGATATTGTCATGTCTTCGACCGGCATCCGAATGTGACTGTCGTGGATGAGTACCTGACCCTGTGCCGCCCGGAATGGAAGTTCGCGCTCCATGTAATGAGCTATTTTCCGGAAGACGGCTCTTTTGCCGAAAGGCTCGGACGATTGGCTGCGGAAGCGCTTTCCGGAGAACCGGAGCACTTCCTCTACATCCATGAGGGTATCAACGGGGCATTGGCACAGCCTTCGGAAAAGGAACTGCCTGCCAGGATATTCTCTCCTTTCGACAAGGTCTTTGTCGGCCATTACCACAACCGTACCGTCATTCCGGGGACGGGAATCGAATATATCGGTTCCTCGCGCCAGCATAACTTCGGGGAGGACGAGGAGAAAGGATACACGGTGCTGTATACGGACGGCACGTACGAGTTTGTCAAGAACCGCGTGAACATGCGGTACCGTGTCATGGATATGCCGGCGGAACGTGCCGGGTTGCACCTGATGGACGAGCTGCGTGAAATGGAGGCCGATGGTCGCTACAAGGTCAAGGTGCGTGTCCATGCACCTGCCGCCGCGATGAAATCGGTGGACAAAGCCGCCTTGCTGGAAGCCGGAGCGGCGAAGGTAGAACTGGTTGCCGATGACGAGCAGCTGCCGGAGGCGGTATCCTCTTCGCTCTTCGAGAAATTCGACAGCCGCCGCATCCGGGAAACCTACGAGGACTTCTGCCGGGAGAAACAGATCGAGGATGTGTCGATGGGATTGGAGTATTTATCTAGAATAGAAAACAGATCATGTGGAAATTAA
- a CDS encoding DUF4465 domain-containing protein, producing the protein MKRNLRFLAGAFLLTATALFTGCNSDDDFLMNPQTDSVTPETRANFNDDGTTTITFDDFDETFMAVSPKAENYYTLYGYTAENQIREIYDPDFVFVSDMNTVTNSYGAYTEFSSGAIALSKYNYRSDSAAGKTSGTNWWYTWENQCSVYNTASTDGANTGAGHSGSNFAVVYGYSDFGNTEWMAKPEFYFDSPRKFKGLWYCNTAYTYGVIINGNQFGTSGVATPLSNLKDSDGNNIGYFQVNIECYDVDGNLITTVSKLLADYRYDKPTVSPVTTWTYWDINVADVQSVKFNFEGSDVDPIYGLNTPAYLCIDDVTIE; encoded by the coding sequence ATGAAAAGAAATTTACGCTTTCTGGCGGGAGCTTTCCTGTTGACGGCAACCGCCCTGTTCACCGGCTGTAATTCAGACGATGACTTTTTGATGAATCCTCAAACTGATTCAGTAACTCCCGAAACCCGAGCCAACTTTAATGATGATGGCACTACAACCATTACATTCGATGACTTCGATGAAACATTCATGGCGGTTTCGCCTAAAGCAGAGAACTACTACACGCTTTATGGATATACTGCAGAGAACCAAATCAGGGAAATATACGATCCCGATTTTGTGTTTGTCTCCGACATGAATACTGTAACCAATTCTTATGGAGCGTATACTGAATTTTCCAGTGGTGCCATTGCGTTGTCGAAATACAATTATCGTTCTGATTCTGCTGCCGGCAAGACTTCTGGAACTAATTGGTGGTATACTTGGGAGAATCAATGTAGTGTCTATAATACAGCATCCACAGATGGGGCCAATACAGGGGCAGGTCACAGCGGTTCCAATTTTGCTGTTGTATACGGCTACTCTGATTTCGGAAATACGGAGTGGATGGCCAAACCTGAATTCTATTTTGACTCCCCTCGCAAATTCAAGGGTTTATGGTATTGTAACACAGCATATACCTATGGTGTGATTATAAATGGTAATCAGTTCGGAACATCGGGTGTTGCAACACCGTTGAGTAATCTGAAAGATTCTGACGGCAACAATATAGGATATTTCCAAGTCAACATCGAATGTTATGACGTAGATGGAAATTTGATCACCACTGTATCGAAATTGTTGGCCGACTACCGATATGATAAACCAACAGTGTCCCCCGTAACTACATGGACATATTGGGATATTAATGTAGCGGATGTGCAAAGTGTAAAATTCAATTTTGAAGGATCTGATGTCGATCCTATATATGGACTCAATACTCCGGCGTATCTTTGTATAGACGACGTTACAATAGAATAA
- a CDS encoding PKD-like domain-containing protein, with amino-acid sequence MKAFIFSILVLLFFITSCNKNDVITEEIKQAPIIELDSETGIYTIKVGRELTIAPTYKYANNALYAWTVDGKLLSSESILKYTWNQEQHLYIKLRVDTPEGYAEEELKVEVLELTPPTISIIIPSKGLKVPQNTDYILSPDIQHDDLENFRIEWVRDGEIVGTEKAYTFHEKELGTYSITIRASNIDGETIRDFDVEVVETMPYSVRFPTPSYTQTSTDRYTFAGRPVYLRPLLEYFDYPQYQWQVNGKIMEAATDRVFKFTPTTPGEYFVAVTVTEKMPNTQPLSRNITRSNTSITTTVKVICEEKTEQERYRQATATSSGIWDKVYEFIPAPGQFINELSQNTGFIGNETTPQQAIEYATKRLNKKAHVSLGSFGGYIIIGFDHSIAPSGREYDFAIQGNAFNSSSGGSNEPGIVWVMQDINGNGQPDDEWYELKGSETGIDGTIQDYEVTYYRPAPRAHTPWVDSEGNSGSVDMNAYHGQEYYYPNWIKEDSYTLYGTRLTPRNNQDPVTGYWANNAYEWGYVDNMGSDNLVGGNVIDGSGQRNGFKIANAIYHDGTPVKLQYIDFIKVQCGVLSKSGWLGEISTEVFSFEDLSITNNQ; translated from the coding sequence ATGAAGGCTTTCATATTTAGTATTCTTGTACTTTTGTTTTTTATTACAAGCTGTAATAAGAACGATGTAATTACTGAAGAAATAAAACAAGCTCCTATAATTGAACTCGATAGTGAGACTGGCATTTACACTATCAAAGTTGGGCGTGAACTGACAATTGCCCCGACATATAAATATGCGAATAATGCACTTTATGCATGGACAGTAGATGGAAAACTTCTTTCATCTGAATCAATATTGAAGTATACATGGAATCAGGAACAACATCTATATATCAAATTGCGAGTTGATACACCAGAGGGTTATGCGGAAGAAGAGTTAAAAGTAGAAGTATTGGAGTTAACTCCACCTACAATTTCAATCATAATCCCCTCTAAAGGATTAAAAGTGCCTCAAAACACGGATTATATTTTATCTCCAGATATTCAACATGACGATCTTGAAAATTTTAGAATTGAATGGGTACGCGATGGAGAAATCGTCGGAACAGAAAAAGCATATACGTTTCACGAAAAAGAACTCGGTACATATTCGATAACAATCCGGGCATCCAATATAGACGGAGAAACAATCCGTGATTTCGACGTAGAAGTTGTGGAAACAATGCCTTATTCCGTACGGTTTCCGACACCATCCTATACACAAACTTCTACGGATCGTTATACTTTTGCAGGGCGTCCTGTATATTTGCGGCCTTTGCTGGAATATTTCGATTATCCACAGTATCAATGGCAGGTCAATGGAAAAATTATGGAAGCCGCTACCGACAGGGTTTTTAAATTCACGCCGACGACTCCTGGAGAATATTTCGTTGCTGTTACTGTTACAGAAAAAATGCCCAACACACAGCCACTTTCACGTAACATAACACGTAGTAATACTTCAATTACAACGACAGTTAAGGTTATTTGTGAAGAAAAAACGGAACAAGAACGCTATCGGCAAGCGACAGCGACAAGTTCAGGTATTTGGGATAAGGTTTATGAATTCATTCCTGCTCCCGGACAGTTTATTAATGAGTTATCCCAAAATACCGGATTTATAGGAAATGAAACGACGCCCCAACAAGCCATAGAGTATGCAACGAAACGATTGAACAAAAAAGCGCATGTTTCACTGGGATCTTTCGGTGGTTATATCATCATCGGTTTTGACCATAGTATTGCTCCGAGTGGCCGAGAATACGATTTTGCAATACAAGGAAATGCTTTTAACAGTTCGAGCGGTGGCTCAAATGAGCCGGGCATTGTTTGGGTAATGCAAGATATAAATGGCAATGGCCAGCCAGACGATGAATGGTATGAATTAAAAGGATCTGAAACCGGCATCGATGGTACAATACAAGACTACGAAGTAACTTACTATAGACCTGCACCCAGAGCACATACTCCGTGGGTAGATAGTGAAGGTAATTCAGGTTCTGTCGATATGAATGCATACCATGGCCAAGAATATTATTATCCCAATTGGATTAAAGAAGATAGCTATACATTATATGGGACGCGTCTGACTCCTCGCAACAATCAAGATCCCGTTACAGGATATTGGGCGAATAACGCTTATGAGTGGGGGTATGTGGATAATATGGGTTCAGATAATCTGGTAGGAGGAAATGTCATTGATGGTAGCGGTCAGCGCAACGGATTCAAAATAGCCAATGCAATATATCATGACGGGACTCCAGTAAAATTGCAATATATAGACTTTATCAAAGTTCAGTGTGGAGTATTATCGAAAAGTGGTTGGCTTGGAGAGATATCCACAGAAGTATTTTCATTTGAAGACTTATCAATAACTAATAATCAATAA